One Papaver somniferum cultivar HN1 chromosome 10, ASM357369v1, whole genome shotgun sequence genomic window carries:
- the LOC113319101 gene encoding ribose-phosphate pyrophosphokinase 1: MGLELEKIKIKRFADGEIYVQLRESVRGCDVFLVQPTCPPANENLMELLIMIDACRRASAKTITAVIPYFGYARADRKTQGRESIAAKLVANLITEAGANRVLACDLHSGQSMGYFDIPADHVYGQPVVLDYLASKNICSDDLVVVSPDVGGVVRARAFAKKLSDAPLAIVDKRRHGHNVAEVMNLIGDVKGKVAVMVDDMIDTAGTISKGAALLHQEGAREVYAYSTHAVFSPPAIERLSSGLFQEVIITNTIPVLEKNYFPQLTVLSVANLLGETIWRVHDDCSGTSEPYSSLSID, encoded by the exons ATGGGTTTAGAGCTTGAAAAGATCAAGATAAAGCGGTTTGCTGATGGAGAGATATATGTTCAATTACGAGAGAGTGTCAGGGGATGTGATGTATTTCTAGTGCAACCTACATGCCCTCCAGCAAATGAGAATCTTATGGAGCTTCTGATAATGATTGATGCTTGCAGAAGAGCATCAGCTAAGACCATTACTGCAGTGATTCCATATTTTGGGTATGCTAGAGCTGACAGAAAG ACTCAAGGCCGTGAGTCCATTGCAGCCAAACTTGTAGCAAACCTTATTACAGAAGCAGGTGCAAACCGTGTTCTTGCTTGTGATCTTCATTCCGGGCAGTCAATGGGTTACTTTGATATTCCAGCGGATCATGTATATGGGCAG CCTGTTGTTCTCGACTACCTAGCCAGCAAAAATATTTGTTCTGATGATTTGGTTGTGGTTTCACCTGATGTTGGAGGAGTTGTTAGAGCACGTGCATTTGCCAAGAAGTTATCAGATGCGCCATTAGCCATTGTTGATAAAAGGCGTCATGGGCACAATGTTGCTGAG GTGATGAATCTGATCGGAGATGTTAAAGGGAAAGTTGCAGTGATGGTGGATGACATGATAGATACTGCCG GTACTATCTCAAAAGGTGCAGCTTTGTTACATCAAGAGGGGGCCAGAGAAGTCTATGCCTACAGTACACATGCTGTTTTCAG CCCTCCTGCTATTGAGAGGCTATCCAGCGGTCTTTTTCAAGAAGTGATCATCACGAACACCATACCAGTGTTGGAGAAGAATTACTTTCCACAGCTTACAGTTCTGTCGGTAGCTAACCTATTGGGCGAGACAATTTGGCGAGTTCACGATGACTGTTCT GGTACCTCTGAACCCTATTCCAGCCTGAGCATTGATTGA
- the LOC113315025 gene encoding cinnamoyl-CoA reductase 1-like → MIVDGVSSVSSGPVCVTGAGGFIASWMVKILLEKGYSVRGTVRNPDDPKNSHLRDLEGAKDRLILCKADLLDYGSLLDAINGCEGVFHTASPVTDDPEQMVEPAVNGTTNVIKAAAESGVRRVVFTSSIGAVYMDPNRSPDAVVDEKCWSDLDFCKNTKNWYCYGKAVAERAAWEVSKEKGVDLVVINPVLVLGPLLQPTVNASIVHIMKYLTGSAKTYANSVQAYVHVKDVALAHILAYENPSASGRYLCAESVLHRGDVVEILSKFSPEYPIPKKCSDQVRPRVEPYKFSNNKLKDLGLEFTSVKQCLYDTVKSLQEKGHLPIPTQIEEDTLRIHS, encoded by the exons ATGATTGTCGATGGTGTTTCATCAGTTTCTTCAGGCCCTGTATGTGTTACAGGTGCCGGAGGTTTCATTGCTTCATGGATGGTTAAAATCTTATTAGAAAAAGGTTACAGTGTTAGAGGAACTGTCAGGAACCCAGATGATCCGAAAAACTCGCATTTAAGAGATCTTGAAGGTGCAAAAGATAGGTTGATATTATGTAAAGCTGATCTTCTTGATTATGGTAGTCTGCTTGATGCCATTAATGGTTGTGAAGGTGTTTTTCATACTGCTTCTCCCGTTACTGATGATCCG GAACAAATGGTTGAGCCTGCCGTGAATGGAACAACGAATGTGATCAAAGCTGCAGCTGAGTCAGGTGTTCGTCGTGTTGTATTCACATCTTCCATTGGAGCTGTTTATATGGATCCAAACAGAAGTccagatgctgttgtagatgagaAATGTTGGAGTGATCTTGATTTCTGCAAGAACACTAAG AATTGGTATTGCTATGGAAAAGCAGTGGCAGAACGAGCAGCATGGGAGGTATCAAAAGAGAAAGGAGTAGATTTGGTAGTAATAAATCCAGTTTTGGTTTTAGGTCCTCTTCTTCAACCAACAGTTAACGCAAGTATAGTTCACATAATGAAATATTTAACTGGTTCAGCCAAAACATATGCAAACTCTGTTCAAGCCTATGTTCATGTCAAAGATGTAGCCTTAGCTCATATTCTTGCTTACGAAAATCCATCAGCCTCTGGAAGATATTTATGTGCCGAAAGTGTGCTTCACCGGGGTGACGTTGTTGAAATTTTATCCAAGTTCTCCCCTGAATATCCAATCCCCAAAAA GTGTTCGGATCAAGTTAGACCAAGGGTTGAgccatacaaattctcaaacaataAGCTCAAGGATTTAGGTCTGGAGTTCACTTCGGTGAAGCAATGCTTGTATGATACTGTCAAGAGTCTGCAAGAGAAAGGTCATCTTCCAATTCCTACTCAGATTGAAGAAGACACTCTCCGAATTCATTCTTGA